From Flavobacterium arcticum, the proteins below share one genomic window:
- a CDS encoding dipeptidase translates to MDNIKSYVAEHKERFINELIELLKIPSVSADSAFSQDVMNTAEAVKESLEKAGCDLVEICETPGYPIVYGEKTIDKNLPTVLVYGHYDVQPADPIELWTSPPFEPVIKPTDIHPEGAIFARGACDDKGQMYMHVKALEYMVQNNTLPCNVKFMIEGEEEVGSPSLGWFIERNHEKLKNDVILISDTGMISNTQPSITTGLRGLSYVEVEVTGPNRDLHSGLYGGAVANPINILAKMIAQLHDENNHITIPGFYDKVEELSREERDEMAKAPFSLEAYKKALDIEDVHGEATYTTNERNSIRPTLDVNGIWGGYIGEGAKTVIASKAYAKISMRLVPDQDWKEITDLFTKHFEGIAPKGVKVKVTPHHGGQAYVTPIDSIGYRAAASAYNESFGIKPIPVRSGGSIPIVALFEKELKSKTVMMGFGLDSDAIHSPNEHFGVFNYLKGIETIPLFYKYFTEMSK, encoded by the coding sequence ATGGATAACATAAAAAGCTACGTAGCGGAGCATAAAGAAAGATTTATAAACGAGCTTATAGAATTATTAAAAATACCTTCGGTTAGTGCCGATAGTGCATTTTCTCAAGATGTAATGAATACTGCCGAAGCAGTAAAAGAAAGCCTTGAAAAAGCAGGTTGCGACCTTGTCGAGATTTGTGAAACACCAGGCTACCCTATTGTATATGGCGAAAAAACAATAGATAAAAATCTACCAACAGTTTTGGTTTATGGTCATTATGATGTTCAACCTGCCGACCCAATTGAGCTTTGGACATCACCGCCATTTGAACCAGTTATTAAGCCTACTGATATCCATCCCGAAGGAGCAATTTTTGCTCGTGGTGCTTGCGATGACAAAGGTCAAATGTATATGCACGTAAAAGCACTAGAGTACATGGTGCAAAACAACACTTTACCTTGCAACGTAAAGTTTATGATAGAAGGCGAAGAAGAAGTAGGATCGCCAAGTTTAGGATGGTTTATAGAGCGTAATCATGAAAAACTTAAAAATGATGTAATATTAATTTCTGATACAGGAATGATATCTAACACGCAGCCTTCTATTACTACAGGACTAAGAGGACTTAGCTATGTAGAAGTAGAAGTTACAGGCCCTAACCGTGACCTGCACTCAGGTTTATATGGTGGTGCAGTTGCCAATCCAATAAACATATTAGCAAAAATGATTGCTCAACTTCATGATGAGAACAATCATATAACTATCCCTGGGTTTTATGATAAGGTAGAAGAGCTATCTCGCGAAGAACGTGATGAAATGGCAAAAGCACCTTTCTCGCTTGAAGCATATAAGAAAGCATTAGACATAGAAGACGTACATGGCGAAGCCACTTATACTACAAATGAACGTAACTCTATACGACCTACACTAGATGTAAACGGTATATGGGGCGGTTATATAGGCGAAGGTGCTAAAACGGTTATTGCTAGTAAAGCCTATGCAAAAATATCAATGCGTTTAGTACCAGACCAAGACTGGAAAGAAATTACCGATTTATTTACCAAACATTTTGAGGGCATCGCTCCTAAAGGGGTTAAAGTAAAAGTAACGCCTCATCATGGCGGGCAGGCATATGTTACCCCTATAGATAGTATTGGGTATAGAGCTGCTGCAAGTGCTTATAACGAAAGTTTTGGTATTAAGCCAATACCTGTGCGATCTGGAGGTAGTATTCCTATTGTAGCTTTATTTGAAAAAGAATTAAAGAGCAAAACTGTAATGATGGGCTTTGGTTTAGATAGTGATGCCATCCACTCGCCTAACGAACACTTCGGGGTATTCAATTACCTGAAAGGTATCGAGACAATTCCGTTATTTTATAAATATTTTACTGAAATGAGTAAGTAA
- a CDS encoding energy transducer TonB translates to MKNTASKNFFTIAITSLMVLLCFRVSAQEISEKESSRKVLDSTDIVHKQPQYPGGQKELYNDLLQSFKTPKAPDGTYKIYISFSVEKDGSMSNIKTIKDPGYGMGEEAIRALKSIDKKWAPGENRSGKLLRVAFTLPLTINITK, encoded by the coding sequence ATGAAAAATACAGCTTCAAAAAACTTTTTTACAATAGCTATAACTTCACTTATGGTGCTGTTATGCTTTCGGGTAAGCGCACAAGAAATTAGCGAAAAAGAAAGTTCCCGAAAAGTTCTCGATTCAACAGATATCGTACATAAGCAACCACAGTATCCAGGGGGACAAAAAGAACTTTATAATGATTTATTACAAAGTTTTAAAACACCTAAAGCACCTGATGGAACTTATAAAATTTATATATCGTTTAGTGTTGAAAAAGACGGTTCGATGTCAAATATAAAAACGATAAAAGATCCTGGATATGGTATGGGTGAAGAAGCTATAAGAGCACTTAAAAGTATAGATAAAAAATGGGCTCCAGGAGAGAATCGTAGTGGCAAACTGCTTCGAGTTGCTTTTACACTCCCTCTAACAATAAATATTACAAAGTAA
- a CDS encoding DUF4407 domain-containing protein codes for MLKRFFITCSGADRAIIYSCSNGEQNKYAGIGATVFFTALLAWIASSYALFTVFDNIYIASFFGLIWGLLIFNLDRFIVSTIRKRDHFSQELLQATPRIILAIIIAIVISKPLEIKIFEKEIDTVLLKEKNDMALANKNQVADYFTSDISKNKTSIDSLKSEILKKEKEVNELYATYIAEAEGTSGTFKLGKGPVYNEKREKHDTALAQLNSLREKNTAKIEAKEAVAANLQIDLHKKIADSQPVIDNFDGLMARIKALDKLPLLPSLFIMLLFLAIETSPIIAKLLSPKGEYDFKLEENEMALKTSLAQNNYQRELMRTTDAGIYDDIYGEIRQDKELYNYKKKKAIELLEMQADSFSNKQKGVM; via the coding sequence ATGTTAAAACGTTTTTTCATCACCTGTTCTGGTGCAGACAGGGCTATTATCTATAGTTGCTCCAACGGCGAACAAAATAAATATGCAGGTATAGGTGCTACCGTGTTTTTTACCGCCTTACTCGCATGGATTGCTTCTTCTTACGCTTTATTTACAGTATTCGATAACATTTATATCGCCTCCTTTTTTGGTCTGATATGGGGTTTGCTTATTTTTAACCTCGATCGTTTTATAGTTTCTACTATTCGCAAACGCGATCATTTTAGTCAAGAGTTATTACAGGCAACTCCGCGTATTATACTTGCCATTATTATAGCCATCGTAATATCTAAACCTTTAGAAATTAAAATTTTTGAAAAGGAAATTGATACCGTACTGCTTAAAGAGAAGAATGATATGGCACTTGCCAATAAAAATCAGGTTGCTGATTATTTTACGAGTGACATCAGCAAAAATAAAACCTCTATAGATAGTTTAAAGTCAGAAATTTTAAAAAAAGAGAAAGAAGTAAACGAACTGTATGCTACCTATATTGCCGAAGCTGAAGGTACAAGCGGCACATTCAAACTAGGAAAAGGTCCTGTATATAATGAAAAACGAGAAAAGCACGATACTGCATTGGCACAGTTAAACTCTTTAAGAGAAAAGAATACTGCAAAAATTGAAGCAAAAGAGGCAGTAGCTGCAAATCTACAAATAGACCTCCATAAAAAAATTGCCGACAGTCAGCCTGTAATTGATAATTTTGACGGATTAATGGCACGCATCAAAGCATTAGATAAATTGCCTTTGCTACCCTCTTTGTTTATTATGCTCTTGTTCTTAGCTATAGAAACATCTCCTATTATTGCGAAATTACTTTCGCCTAAAGGTGAATACGACTTTAAGCTAGAAGAGAATGAAATGGCTTTAAAAACTAGCTTGGCGCAGAATAACTACCAACGCGAACTAATGCGTACTACCGATGCAGGTATTTATGATGATATATATGGCGAGATAAGACAGGATAAAGAACTGTACAACTACAAGAAGAAAAAAGCTATTGAACTACTGGAAATGCAAGCCGATAGTTTCTCTAACAAGCAAAAAGGAGTTATGTAA
- a CDS encoding MmcQ/YjbR family DNA-binding protein: MNVQQFYEYCLAKRGVTEHFPFDENTLVFKVGGKMFALSSLVKWEQGEAAINLKCDPERALELRAAYEGINPGYHMSKVHWNTVTVNSDVPLSLLKELIDHSYELIFKSLTKKVQAEIT; this comes from the coding sequence ATGAATGTCCAACAATTTTATGAATATTGTTTAGCTAAAAGAGGAGTTACCGAACATTTTCCTTTTGATGAAAATACATTAGTGTTTAAAGTAGGGGGCAAGATGTTTGCGCTTTCGTCACTCGTAAAATGGGAACAAGGCGAAGCGGCTATAAATCTAAAATGTGACCCAGAAAGAGCTTTGGAACTGCGTGCAGCATATGAGGGTATAAACCCTGGATATCACATGAGTAAAGTGCATTGGAATACAGTAACCGTAAATAGTGATGTACCGCTATCGCTTTTAAAAGAGCTTATAGATCACTCTTATGAACTTATTTTTAAAAGCCTGACCAAAAAAGTGCAGGCAGAGATTACATAA
- a CDS encoding cyclase family protein: protein MKTTIEHKSVTYTVNLSNPLDISIPLSGDENNPIAWYIDKPTIEPVTMGDWVGKVGKGSSTNFNNIFFNPHGHGTHTECLGHITKDFYSINEAIKKFFFIAELISIQPEMQGDDLVITRAQIEKALNGKTPEAIVIRTLPNDTAKQSKKYSNSNPPYLEEAAATYICEWGIKHLLIDLPSVDKEKDEGKLLAHKAFWNVKDVNNLNADARHDATITEMIYVLDSVNDGAYLLNLQIASFVNDASPSKPVLYKLER from the coding sequence ATGAAAACTACCATAGAACACAAAAGTGTTACTTATACAGTCAATCTTTCTAACCCTTTAGATATTTCAATTCCGCTTTCAGGTGATGAGAATAATCCTATCGCATGGTATATTGATAAGCCCACTATCGAGCCTGTAACAATGGGCGATTGGGTAGGTAAGGTAGGCAAGGGGTCTTCTACCAATTTTAACAACATCTTTTTTAACCCACATGGTCACGGTACACATACCGAGTGCTTAGGGCATATCACTAAAGATTTTTACAGCATTAACGAGGCTATAAAAAAGTTCTTTTTTATAGCTGAGTTGATTTCTATTCAACCTGAAATGCAAGGCGATGATTTGGTTATAACCAGAGCGCAGATTGAAAAAGCTTTAAACGGTAAAACTCCCGAAGCGATAGTAATTCGCACATTACCTAATGATACAGCAAAGCAATCGAAAAAATACAGCAACAGTAATCCGCCTTATCTTGAAGAGGCAGCAGCAACCTATATCTGCGAATGGGGTATAAAACATTTACTAATAGATTTACCGAGTGTGGATAAAGAAAAGGATGAAGGCAAGCTGTTAGCGCATAAAGCTTTTTGGAATGTAAAGGATGTGAATAATCTGAACGCAGATGCGCGACATGATGCGACTATAACCGAGATGATTTATGTACTGGATTCAGTTAATGATGGTGCTTACTTGCTTAATTTGCAAATAGCATCGTTTGTAAATGATGCTTCGCCGAGTAAACCTGTATTATATAAGTTAGAACGTTAG
- the hemW gene encoding radical SAM family heme chaperone HemW — MTAKTIDTDNKEPSFLLNKKGAGIYIHIPFCKQACHYCDFHFSTSLKKKEEMIVAIISEISARKDELKDGLIQTIYFGGGTPSVLSNEEIQLIIDAVYNNFIVVDNPEITLEANPDDLSGSRIIELSKTPINRLSIGVQSFFEEDLKMMNRAHNAQEATECIAEAVAYFDNISIDLIYGIPNMSNERWLQNVQRALSFGVPHISSYALTVEPKTALHTFVKKGIIAPPSDEAAQEQFLLLVDTLEANGFIHYELSNFGKESYFSQNNTAYWLGKRYLGIGPSAHSYNGISRSWNVANNALYLKAIQNNELPSEEENLTITDRYNEYIMTGLRTIWGVSTERVNSEFGSEYYDYLIKESSHFINNGLLAFENGILKTTRKGKFLADGIASDLFFINLE, encoded by the coding sequence ATGACAGCAAAAACAATAGATACAGATAATAAAGAGCCTTCTTTTTTACTAAATAAAAAAGGAGCAGGTATTTATATACACATACCATTTTGCAAGCAGGCATGTCACTATTGCGATTTTCATTTTTCGACTTCATTAAAAAAGAAGGAAGAAATGATTGTGGCTATTATTTCTGAAATAAGCGCTCGTAAAGATGAGCTTAAAGATGGACTAATACAAACCATTTATTTTGGAGGTGGTACACCGTCAGTTTTATCGAATGAAGAGATACAGCTTATTATAGATGCTGTTTATAATAATTTTATTGTTGTTGATAATCCCGAAATCACACTAGAGGCTAACCCTGATGATTTATCGGGTAGTCGAATAATTGAATTGTCTAAAACTCCAATTAACAGGCTAAGCATAGGTGTACAGTCGTTTTTTGAAGAAGATCTAAAAATGATGAATCGTGCCCACAATGCCCAAGAAGCGACCGAGTGTATTGCCGAAGCCGTAGCATATTTTGATAATATTTCTATCGATTTGATATATGGTATTCCTAATATGAGTAATGAGCGTTGGCTACAAAATGTACAAAGGGCATTATCATTTGGGGTGCCCCATATTTCCAGTTATGCCCTTACAGTAGAACCTAAAACGGCATTACACACTTTTGTAAAAAAAGGAATCATCGCACCGCCTAGCGATGAAGCAGCACAGGAACAATTTTTACTGCTAGTAGATACGCTCGAAGCAAATGGCTTTATACATTATGAATTATCTAATTTTGGTAAAGAGAGCTATTTTTCGCAAAATAATACTGCCTATTGGTTAGGTAAAAGATATTTAGGTATTGGTCCTTCAGCACATAGCTATAATGGTATTAGCCGAAGTTGGAATGTTGCTAATAATGCACTTTATCTAAAAGCTATCCAGAATAATGAATTACCCTCAGAAGAAGAAAACCTTACCATAACAGATAGGTATAATGAGTATATTATGACGGGACTGCGCACTATTTGGGGTGTTTCTACAGAGCGAGTAAACAGCGAATTTGGTTCAGAGTATTATGATTATCTCATTAAAGAAAGCAGTCACTTTATTAATAATGGATTACTGGCTTTTGAAAACGGTATTTTAAAAACAACCCGAAAGGGTAAATTTTTAGCTGATGGCATTGCCAGCGATTTGTTTTTCATAAATTTGGAATAA
- the ruvC gene encoding crossover junction endodeoxyribonuclease RuvC, whose amino-acid sequence MANERIILGIDPGTTIMGFGLIKVVNKKMEFLQLNELDLKKYDDHYVKLRIIFERTIELIETHHPDEIAIEAPFFGKNVQSMLKLGRAQGVAMAAGLSRQIPITEYEPKKIKMAITGSGNASKEQVAKMLQQLLNIGELPKNLDSTDGLAAAVCHFFNSGKIVGGKSYTGWDAFVKQNESRVSKK is encoded by the coding sequence TTGGCAAACGAACGTATTATATTAGGTATTGACCCTGGTACAACCATTATGGGTTTCGGACTCATAAAAGTGGTTAACAAAAAGATGGAGTTTTTGCAACTTAATGAGCTAGATCTTAAAAAGTATGATGATCATTATGTAAAGCTCAGAATTATTTTTGAGCGTACTATAGAGCTTATAGAAACCCATCATCCTGATGAGATTGCCATAGAAGCTCCATTTTTTGGTAAAAATGTGCAGTCGATGTTAAAGTTAGGTAGAGCACAAGGTGTGGCTATGGCAGCAGGACTGTCGCGCCAAATACCTATTACGGAGTATGAACCTAAGAAAATAAAAATGGCAATTACAGGTAGTGGTAATGCCAGTAAAGAGCAGGTAGCAAAAATGCTACAACAATTACTAAATATAGGCGAACTACCCAAAAACCTAGATAGTACCGATGGGCTTGCAGCAGCAGTATGCCATTTTTTTAATTCGGGTAAAATCGTTGGAGGTAAAAGCTATACGGGTTGGGATGCTTTTGTAAAACAGAACGAAAGTAGAGTTTCGAAAAAATGA
- a CDS encoding lysylphosphatidylglycerol synthase domain-containing protein produces the protein MPTLSRKAKQFLTVLTKLLIVGGAFYFIHDRLTNNEQLDWQRFTTMLDQQQSFWIIAIIIVLTFLNRFIEILKWQNLANTITPTPLAKATKEVLAAVTAALFTPNGIGEYAAKAMYYSKEEAKTVLFLNLICNGIQLILAVAFGILGLVIFNIAHPVLSAKAVLIVVAIIVIIIFLLFSGRNFTIRGYSIQKLGQKINALPKAVHRKNIILATLRYIVLIHQYYFLFLAFDVTLSYPVLLATIEGTYFLGSSLPTFQFLDFAVKGSVAVFFFGLLDVNEWIVVFVATLIWLLNVVIPVTIGSYYVFRFRRETTLH, from the coding sequence ATGCCTACTCTATCTCGCAAAGCTAAACAATTCCTTACGGTTCTTACTAAACTTTTAATTGTTGGCGGCGCTTTTTATTTTATTCATGATAGGCTTACCAACAACGAACAGCTGGACTGGCAAAGGTTTACAACCATGCTTGACCAACAACAATCATTTTGGATTATAGCTATTATTATAGTGCTTACATTCTTGAATCGTTTTATAGAAATACTAAAATGGCAAAACCTAGCAAACACAATTACCCCTACACCTTTAGCTAAAGCAACCAAAGAAGTTTTAGCTGCTGTAACCGCAGCTTTATTTACACCTAATGGCATTGGCGAATATGCTGCCAAAGCGATGTACTATTCTAAAGAAGAAGCAAAAACAGTTCTATTTCTTAACCTTATATGCAATGGTATTCAGCTTATACTGGCTGTAGCATTTGGAATATTAGGGCTAGTTATTTTTAATATAGCGCACCCTGTCTTATCTGCAAAAGCAGTTTTAATTGTAGTAGCTATTATAGTTATAATTATCTTTTTACTGTTTAGCGGACGTAATTTTACTATAAGGGGTTACTCGATACAAAAATTAGGACAAAAAATTAATGCATTACCAAAAGCTGTACATCGTAAAAATATAATCCTCGCTACATTACGCTATATTGTACTGATACACCAATACTACTTTTTATTTTTAGCCTTTGACGTCACACTCTCCTACCCCGTTTTACTCGCTACCATTGAAGGAACTTATTTTTTAGGATCTTCATTACCTACCTTTCAGTTTTTAGACTTTGCAGTAAAAGGCAGTGTAGCGGTATTTTTCTTTGGATTACTAGATGTAAACGAATGGATTGTGGTATTTGTAGCAACACTAATATGGCTGCTAAATGTAGTAATACCTGTAACTATAGGAAGTTATTACGTATTTAGATTCCGTAGAGAAACTACTCTACATTAA
- a CDS encoding collagen-binding domain-containing protein — protein sequence MFQKIPKIMLAAFAAISLLYSNKSYSQSPTAPAQGFNVFAENNMTLITNESEGPVACGGDLTVQGNYQAAVHDAGDFTVNGVKIGVLIGGKVNYQSGNALQVNSNGYIKIGNGNGSYVWYYDQNNAASPIRITPSSNYNSSPKIMLQANSNQLNVGVSNNPVFEDNLIDFSSAFQTMETTSLSISQCSGNAQLTNPNGQSIPNTSLPNQVKINLQNGVNYLNVTGADMNNVQVFTYNQQPSASKILIINVDAPGNFNWSVWNQAGIGFNQCPYILYNFYNTTTLNIVGNSTIEGTVFAPFADITKTVNQSNIEGQVIGKSLVHGGGEMHYAKFAPSITGCAPVAGVAPTAEFGVNNTTQCLNNNEFTFNNTSNTGTAVQPGAPLSYSWDFGDGTTSTDMNPVKVYTTAGTYDVTLTTTNTYGSDNETIQVVVNATTNAVVTQSTLTSGSGSITKQFTLTNSTDFTDFSWALSGEGTGLFTNQNIVNFEFTQAGYYEITVTTIDNNGCENTTIVPVVIASEDVSTGNNGGLESESLGDVVSKRYVHRKMKSVPVVLKKTNATLYKKNTLISSFAARSGEGQTLLDMFPEQLTTGDVAHITSPTDILDYTIAQEVLSVDFSLAEETKAVVLGVKTEDKVYNHTKASCDRLRGAEILNVKTIQVEGYNFLMQAIKQRSGVTEYAISFAIGKNNNDSNYLLQTNWFVKEYTALNDVYNFQVWATTPEATEKLVTDILNNLRSYLPVQQTEIQKLPKTYAAKVSREGLDMVLKLKSTKQAQNIEISMDEVYSETNGFALRYNPFISEKEQTVRLEIKDGYEYDGMIKVDGEIQDVFYHADGNWGLDYDATYTTINNYFVYNDFERVYENDEMPVHRNVQLKAHSEYDYLTLYKSLLPGNLPADYTEYEFLSFKAKGSGLLELGLVKSTVEEWKHQYRAIINVGEEEQTYYVPFDFFTSTGTTQKITADDLSMITFTFLPVEAGTNDLDLTIENVRFIKSAPEGYEELLNTMVNEFMVYPNPSRGNVNCLLYSDAASTATVTLHDITGKVIYSAPVNLEEGRNELDFNFNVPSGLMFFNITSPTMDFGTSKIIFQ from the coding sequence ATGTTTCAAAAAATACCCAAAATTATGCTAGCTGCTTTCGCGGCTATTTCACTGCTGTACAGTAATAAGTCTTACAGCCAGAGCCCAACAGCTCCCGCACAAGGATTTAATGTTTTCGCTGAGAACAACATGACATTAATAACTAACGAATCTGAAGGCCCAGTTGCTTGTGGTGGCGACCTAACGGTTCAAGGAAACTACCAAGCTGCTGTACATGATGCAGGTGACTTTACTGTAAATGGTGTTAAAATTGGTGTCTTGATAGGCGGAAAAGTAAATTACCAATCAGGTAACGCTTTACAAGTAAATTCAAACGGTTATATTAAAATAGGAAACGGTAACGGATCTTATGTGTGGTATTATGACCAAAATAATGCGGCTTCACCAATAAGGATTACACCAAGCTCAAATTACAATTCATCTCCAAAAATTATGCTTCAAGCTAATTCAAACCAGTTGAATGTAGGCGTAAGCAATAACCCTGTTTTTGAAGATAATTTGATTGATTTTTCTAGTGCTTTCCAAACCATGGAAACTACTTCTCTAAGCATTTCACAATGCTCAGGGAATGCGCAGTTGACGAACCCTAACGGACAATCGATACCAAACACTAGCCTTCCTAATCAGGTTAAAATAAACTTACAAAACGGTGTTAACTACCTAAATGTAACAGGAGCAGACATGAACAACGTTCAGGTCTTTACTTACAACCAACAACCTAGTGCTTCAAAAATTTTAATTATAAACGTTGATGCGCCAGGAAATTTTAACTGGAGTGTTTGGAACCAAGCAGGTATTGGTTTTAACCAGTGCCCGTATATACTATACAACTTTTATAACACTACAACATTAAACATTGTAGGAAACTCAACTATTGAAGGAACTGTTTTTGCTCCTTTTGCAGATATTACTAAAACCGTTAACCAGTCAAATATTGAAGGACAAGTTATCGGTAAATCGTTAGTTCATGGAGGTGGCGAAATGCATTATGCTAAGTTTGCACCTTCTATAACAGGTTGCGCCCCTGTAGCAGGTGTAGCTCCTACAGCTGAATTTGGTGTGAATAACACTACTCAATGCTTAAATAATAACGAGTTCACTTTTAACAACACATCAAATACAGGCACTGCGGTACAACCTGGAGCACCATTAAGCTACTCATGGGATTTTGGTGATGGTACAACTAGTACAGATATGAACCCTGTAAAAGTTTACACTACAGCAGGAACATATGATGTAACACTTACTACTACAAACACATACGGGTCGGATAACGAAACCATTCAAGTTGTAGTTAACGCTACTACTAATGCAGTAGTTACTCAATCCACTCTTACATCAGGTTCAGGATCAATCACTAAGCAATTCACATTAACGAATAGCACTGACTTTACTGACTTCTCTTGGGCATTATCAGGAGAGGGTACAGGTTTATTTACGAACCAAAACATTGTAAACTTCGAATTTACGCAGGCTGGTTACTATGAAATTACAGTAACCACAATTGACAATAACGGATGTGAAAACACTACTATTGTTCCTGTTGTTATAGCATCAGAAGATGTAAGTACTGGAAATAACGGAGGTTTAGAAAGCGAAAGCCTAGGAGATGTAGTTTCTAAGAGGTATGTACATAGAAAAATGAAAAGTGTTCCAGTGGTTTTAAAGAAAACTAACGCAACACTATACAAGAAAAACACACTAATCAGTAGTTTTGCTGCTCGCTCTGGAGAAGGACAAACGCTTTTAGATATGTTCCCAGAACAACTAACAACTGGCGATGTTGCTCATATTACCTCTCCTACAGATATTCTAGATTACACTATTGCTCAAGAGGTATTGAGTGTTGACTTCTCTTTAGCCGAAGAAACAAAAGCAGTTGTACTTGGCGTTAAAACAGAAGACAAAGTATACAACCACACTAAAGCATCTTGCGACAGGCTTCGTGGTGCAGAGATATTGAATGTAAAAACCATTCAAGTTGAAGGTTACAACTTTTTAATGCAAGCTATAAAACAAAGAAGCGGAGTTACAGAGTATGCTATTTCATTTGCTATTGGTAAAAACAATAACGACAGCAACTACTTACTTCAAACCAATTGGTTTGTAAAAGAATATACTGCATTAAATGACGTTTACAACTTCCAAGTTTGGGCTACTACTCCTGAAGCTACAGAGAAATTAGTAACCGATATTCTAAATAACTTAAGATCTTACCTTCCTGTTCAACAAACAGAAATACAAAAACTACCTAAAACCTACGCTGCAAAAGTATCGAGAGAAGGTTTAGATATGGTATTGAAACTGAAAAGTACTAAGCAAGCACAGAACATAGAAATATCTATGGACGAGGTTTATAGCGAAACTAATGGTTTTGCATTAAGATACAACCCATTCATCTCTGAAAAAGAGCAAACTGTTAGACTAGAAATAAAAGACGGTTATGAGTATGACGGAATGATTAAAGTAGATGGAGAAATCCAAGATGTTTTTTATCATGCAGATGGTAACTGGGGCTTAGACTATGACGCTACTTATACTACTATAAACAACTACTTTGTATATAACGATTTTGAAAGAGTTTATGAAAATGACGAAATGCCAGTTCATAGAAACGTACAACTAAAGGCACATAGTGAGTATGACTATTTAACGCTTTACAAGTCACTTTTACCAGGTAATTTACCTGCCGACTATACAGAGTATGAATTCTTATCGTTTAAAGCCAAAGGAAGTGGTTTACTAGAGCTTGGTTTAGTAAAATCAACTGTAGAAGAATGGAAACACCAATACAGAGCTATTATCAATGTAGGAGAAGAAGAACAAACGTATTATGTTCCTTTCGATTTCTTTACATCAACTGGTACAACACAAAAAATAACAGCTGACGACTTATCAATGATTACTTTTACATTCTTACCTGTTGAAGCGGGCACTAATGACTTGGATTTAACCATAGAAAATGTACGATTTATTAAGTCGGCACCTGAAGGATACGAAGAGCTATTAAACACTATGGTAAACGAGTTCATGGTATACCCTAACCCATCTCGTGGAAATGTAAACTGTTTACTTTATAGTGACGCAGCCAGCACAGCTACTGTAACACTTCATGACATTACAGGAAAAGTGATTTACTCTGCTCCTGTTAATCTAGAAGAAGGAAGAAATGAATTAGATTTTAACTTTAATGTTCCTTCTGGGTTAATGTTCTTTAACATTACAAGCCCTACAATGGACTTTGGGACTTCTAAAATCATTTTCCAATAA